aaatatatattatacttttGTAATTACTACAAATCACTCAATAGTTTGTCGCATggtcatggagagagagagagataaaaggcAGTCCGCATTCATATTTGCAAGATAAGTTTACTTCAGAAGTCAACTGAATTCCTTGTTCATGTTCTAAGTATAGCCATTGTGATAAgacctggaagaaaaaaatgggagaacagTTAAAGCCAGGCATTTTACCAAGTCTTCCATTCAATAAGCAATTGTTTAGATTTCAACGAGCAAATAAACTACAGTCAGCTTGAATTTCGTTGAGAGTATACGGAAGAAATCCAATTTACAGCAACGGGCAGTCACTGGATAGGTTTAATTAGATCACTGATGTCTGGCCATAGGTAATTTTTTAACCATCAAATATACCTCCCACTTTATCCAGTCACATCAGCTCTAAGACCAGCAGATGTGGCTTTTTTAAGGTGTCAGTAAAGGCAGCCAACGTCATTAACAAAAACATGTTGAGCCTATTTGTATCCTAGGGCTCTAGGACCACAAAGAGGCAGAAGCATAGTATTCTTGTTGGGCTTGTCTCTTTCGAAGAGACTCTGTACATGAAACCAGAAAAATTTAATAAGGTAAGAATATGCACAGTCCTAaataagtggttaaaaaaaaaaaaccaacacaaagaAACCATGAGTGATAACGTACAGAGAAAGAGGACAATTGTCGGACCAGAGCAGGTCAGAAAAGATGCTCCAAAAGCTAAAACTGAAATAAGCCTAGAAGATTggcagaaatgattaaaaaaaaaaaaggcaaggagatCAGCAGGCATTTCAGGTGTGGGGATGGTGAAGCGAGGACAAGGTTGACCGGATTCTCAATGAGCTTTTCGGGGACCATAATTCGCCTCACAGGCTGTGATCAAGGATTTATACAGGGAATCAGCTGGACAAGATGGCTCAGAGGTCTCAGGGTGGAGAGCCTCACATGCCCAACTACAGAGTCATACTTCTTTCTATGGACTAGAGTCCTTGACGGCTCCCAAGTAGGGAGTGGCAATGATGAAACCAAACCAGAATGGAAATCCACCTGGCAGCAATGCAATGGAGCATTTGGGGGGTTAAAAtaactgggggggaggggcgcacggaaataagaagagaaggaacacagataGAAGGTAGGAAGCCAAACTGAGAAgacaattttgaaatttaaagggagcataggggtgcctgggtggctcagttggttaggtgtctgcctttggctcaggtcacgatcccagggttcctggattgagtcccacactgggctccctgctcagtggggagtctgctcctccctcccatccccactgcTCGGGTGCTGTCaagtaacatcttttaaaaaaaaatacaaaaagagagCACACTGATGAGTACTGAGAGGATACTGAAAAGAGTCGGCCTCTCAGAAGACGTGACAAGAGATGATGAAAACAGCCAGCCATGACTGGAACCCTGATCCCTGACACATGGCAGGGACTGAGTAACTGTTCAGTTCAACAAATTACAAGATTTCAAGCCAGGATGACTGAAAGAATGACATAACGGGAAATCTGGGAACTGGTTTAAAGAGGAAGGTTCACAGTGTTCAAGAAGGTGGTACTGTTCACTTTATCACTGTTCACAATTTGTCTCAGTCTTTCCCTGGGATCAGTTCCTAGAAGTAGAAATGCTGGGTCGGGCAACAGgtgcattttacattttctatgtGCTTTACACCATCGCAAGTCAGCAAAGTGAAGACAACTGAATACAGTAGCAGGCACCACTAGCTCAATCAGCTACAAAGAACTCATCGtagggggggcgcctggctggcttcctcagtagagcatgtgactctcaatcCTGCGGtcgggagatcgagccccacaggtGTAGAGAGGACttaaataaacttgaaaagaaaaaaaaaaagaacgaaatgtaagctaaaaatgaaattttaaaatgcacttgACCTCAACATATGCTTTTGAAGCCAGCTTACTTGTTTCTCTtgaaaaaacagaacagaacaaaacgaAACCGGCACCAGCACCACTCACCGTGACCCTGTACACGTCGAACTGCCCCCACCCAGCACCTCCACGTAGAACTTTGGACCGCTTACCTAAGATATAAGCAGCCACTAATTTTTGATTCACACTCAAGTGCAAGCAGACAGGCACCAGTGACTCCACATCGCCCAGCGTGGGAAGCATCAGGGCACCGATGCACACCGCTCCCAGGAAGACGGTCAGCAGGCTCGGGCCGGAGGAGACTGCTCTGTTCTctgtcaaaaagacaagaattcCTGAGCTTGCTTCTAAAAGCGCCCCAAGACCAAAGTTCACTCACAGACACTGTCCCCACTCACCAGGATGCTGGTTTTGTCTTACTTCTCTGACTCTTTGCCCATCATGTCCATGCCATAGGGACGTGTCTGCTGGACTTATCTGGAAGCCCATAACGTCTCTGAGTCGTGACAGAATGGAATGTTGAAACGGCATTGTGAAGTCGCAAGTTCCTACTGGAAGGTcaccagcctccccctccccccacctcaccctcATTAGAAAGTGTCTGTGCATCACGTGTGCGGGTTTATAAAATACACAAGCAGAATTTTTAGAATGGGCTAGAAATGGACATGgaaattctcattttcttcctgtaCCCCAATGGATGGCATGTGTCTTACTCCACTCAGGAGCCTGCTGCCTTCTTAGAGTGTCTTAGGTCTGGTCCTCCCAGCTGTAGCATCCTGCTaccatttttgaaaatattaaaagcagcagAAAAGCACTACTTGAGGGTTTTAAAGCTACCTGTggggttgtctgggtggctcagctcagcTGGGGTcgtcctgatcccagggccctaggatggagctccagccccatgctgggcttccCTGCTTAGAAGGCAGTctgcttctggggcgcctgggtggctcagtgggttaaagcctctgccttcggctcgagtcatgatcccagggtcctgggatcgagccccgtatcgggctttctgctcagcggggagcctgcttcctcctctctctgcctgcctctatgcctacttgtgatttctgtctgtcaaataaatgaataaaatcttttcaaaaaaggcagtctgcttctgcttctcctcctctccctgctcgtgctctctttcaaaaaaaaaaaaaaatcttaaaaaaacgcTACCTATGAACATTCTTGTCCCCTCATCTATCCCATTTACAGCAGAGGAGGCAGAAACCGTCTATGGTGGGTGttctgctaaatgaaataaaccagccACAGCAGGACAAATACTGCACGATTCCACTTCCATGAGGAATCCACAACATGGTCTCACTCAGAATCAGAGAGCAGAGCGGTGGTGACCAGGGACTGGGGGTGTGTTTAAAATGTgagttactggggcgcctgggtggctcaatggttaaagcctctgccttcagctcaggtcatgatcccagggtcctgggatcgagccccacatcgggctctctgctcagcagggagcctgcctcctcctctctctctctctctctctgtctctctgcctgcctctctgcctacttgtgatctgtctgtcaaataactaaatttaaaaaaaatgtgagttaCTGATCAGGGGCATAAAGGCTCAATTAAGCAAGACGAGTAAGTTCTAGAGCTCTGCTGTACAACACCGTGCctgtagttaacaatattgtatcgTACACTTAAACATTTGTGAGTGGGGGAGAGCCCGTGTTAAGCGTTCTTACTACAATGAAagaaaacgtaaaaaaaaaagaagaagaaagaacagtcCTGCAGTGCTTGCTATGTGTGTGCGATATTCAGATCCGTGTTTTTAAGAAACCCAGAAACAGCATATTGTCATATAGTTTTCCCACTACCCTTCTGTCATTAAAAGGAATAGCCAACAGCAACACAATCTTGTGTTTTATTAATGAAATAACACTGTTCATTTCATTATTAAATGCAGCTTTTCTAAATTATTAATACCTTAGCTGTTGTGCGAAATTTCATGGAGCCTTGCCAAAGCCAGACAGgtgaaaacaaattcaaattttCTAGTGATTATTGCTTGAGACAAAACAACAGCATAAATACCAAAAAACAAGTCTTATTTTAGTTTGTGAATGAAGTAGCTTTGTATTTGTACTTGCTGCAGAGATGAGCTTTCAAGCTTATCTATTTGCATAGATACTTGAAATTTTTCAAAGCGGAAATAAATGGCTTTTCTTCTGATACGACAAGCTTGTTGTAAAAATTATATCAAGCTATAGAAAACATCAAGGTTCCCAATCAGTCTCACCCTCCTAGAGAGAACACTGTTAACAGCTTGGTACAGCTCCTTTCAGATTTTATAAATACCCAcataaacatgttaaaaaaatgtttttttttaacataagtgAGACCATAATATGCCTACTGTTCTATAAACTGTTTCTCCTCTCAGAAATATATCTGAGCCTCTTTCTGTCTATTCCGTCAGAACCTTGTAAATAAATGTCTGCCTGGCATCCCATCTTATGAATATTCATAATTTAATCCAATCCCCAACTGATGGACTTTTAGGTCACTTtcaatcttttattattataaacaataataaagaGTGTAGTTTTCTTTAGCCAGAGGGCACGGACTCAAAACATTGCATGGAAATAGCAGTTCGTTAGTAATTAAGACAAAGCCACTAAGATTCAGCTGCATCTTTTCAAAACATCTTTTTAATAACGTGGGCTTTGGTATTTTGTTAAAGTATGCTTTGTGGGTTTCTCTTCAATttctgttaagtgaaaaaaatatatataaatgcactTATGCACACAGACAAGGTCTGGAAAGTAACATGGAACAGTTACATAAGCAAATTTGTTAAGTGTGTGGGATTGTagatgttttcctttttgaatttgttACTGCTATGTCTTTTATAGTACAATCAACTCGAGAAGAAATAtctcattttcttgccttttgatacatttataaaaatacatttatgaaatCTAAATCTTTCACGATCTAGCCTCTGACCACTTTCTGGCTGGTTCACAGAGACCCCCCCAACACTGTCGCACTTGGGGTATGTCTAATAATCGTTTCTCTAAAGATGAGCAAAAATAATCACATTTCAAAACATCCCCCCAAACAATCTCAATTCGTTTCAACATTTTAGTTCAGAAacacttaatgaaaaaaaaaacaaaaaaaccatggaaTTTTCCATACCGGAAACCACATGTTAATGTACTGTTCATTTAataaacagaagtgaaaaatatCACTTTATCCACATGGATTAAATCAGGCACCATTATACTCTATTAACGAAGAAAACTTCCCTTGGTTTCCTGCCACACTATTAGAAACATGCAAATTCCTTGCAAAGAGGACATGTGGGCCAGGACACCATATGGGGGCTCTACTGTGGCATCGCCCTTGCTCTGAAGAGTGGCCAGAACCATGGAAACCTTGTAAGACAAAGCAAACCAATCCAACAGACCCTACCAGATGAGGAGTCCGGCCCCTCCTAGTGAAACCCGCACACCCAAGTCTGTGTGGGGCACTCTGCTCGGGCCGAGGACAGTGAGGATTAACCACACAAATAAGGTGCTGACAAGGTGCTTGCCTTCACTGACCTTCCTGACATGGACGGCTGAGAGAGGTTTGTCCCCCCCAAACAGAAACCGCCTCATTCATTTATCTACTTTTACAATTAGAAGAATTCTCTAATATACTTCAGATACCAAAGGTTCACTGTCCAAGGAAAATACGAATAAAATGCTCAATCAATACACTGTGATTATTTAGCCTTTTAGGATGATTTTCACCTGAATTCAGTAAGTtgtgaaataaagggaaaaaatataaaatgaaacttttaatCCTcattatttgggggaggggactaCTAAACTCGTCTGTTAAACACAGAAATGAGCTGAGAGccattttcctttaaattatgaatttaacatcaaaaaccaaaaatgCTCATTATATGACTTTTCTTATTCGAGAGGAGGCATCTTTAAGGGGGAAGATTCCATTTCCATAAACATATACAAGCCAACTTCACAACAGTGACCAGAGATCAAAGTGACATTTACCAGAGGCTCTCTTTCAGCTTCAAAAGATGAAATTCTGCTCCTATCGGTCAGTCACAGTTGCTGAGAAGCACTCTACTGGCTACACCAAGACTCTTGAGCACAGTAAATCAAAGAGCCATTACTCCCTGTGTTATCCAAATAAACACTAAGATGAACAAACTGATAGGGCTCTGTGAATTAATGGAATGACAAGTAGATTTGATTTTAATTCCTCATAGATAATGTTGCAATTTCAAGGACAGCTGCTATCACACTCATATATCACCATCAGAAAGTTTCCATGTTTTTCTATGGAAAATTTTATCTTCCTCCTCTTAGAATGGGGTTGGAAGGAGATAATGAGACGTTAAGTGGGAGGAGGAATGACGTCCAAACAGTTGCATCTGAGGAGAGTGTCAATGTTGAAAGAATATATCATAACACTTCTGAATATCGAAGCTGGGAAGGAAATGAGGAATGGAGAGGGATTCAATTAATAGCCCACAGGGGATATTATAATCTACTTAGTTTAATTAACTTCAActttaatgagattttttttttccaaaataataagAACAGTGCACCAAGCTTGGCCTATTGCCAAACaccatctctctccttcttcgAACTAATTAAATGAGAAAGGATACGGGAAAGTCACAGAAACAAAAGTATATAATTGCCAAATTGTGCTAGCCTTCGAAAGTACGGGGCGGGGGGCTGCATTCTTGGGTCGACACATTTCAGAGGCGATAGCCACGCTCACCCTCTCCTCACAGCCTCGCCGGCGGAGAGCTTCTCTCCCCATTTCAAGTCCAGCTCTAGGCCTCTTGCTCCATTTTCGGTACCTGATCTCTAGTTCGGTTCCGTCCTGAAGTCGTTAATTAGGTGAAAAGTGGCAGATCATTTTTCTAGTAATGATCCTTAGCTCCCTGGTGATTTTCCAGTTAGAAATGCGTTAAGAGCGCCAATGGCCTTTAAAAGCAACCCCAAAACTACCTGGTTGAAAGGACTGCTCAAAAAATAAACTTTCGGTTAAATGTTCCTTtatccttttttcctcttcttccttttgttgttcttttgcaGATGGGAGAAGAATAGCCGCCACCTCTTTCCTTCCTAAAGCCTTCCTCTGGCTTTGCTCAGAAACTTGGAGGCGGAACTTGTCTTTTACACCATAGTGACAGGATTG
This region of Meles meles chromosome X, mMelMel3.1 paternal haplotype, whole genome shotgun sequence genomic DNA includes:
- the MOSPD1 gene encoding motile sperm domain-containing protein 1; the encoded protein is MHQQKRQPELVEGNLPVFVFPTELIFYADDQSTHKQVLTLYNPYEFALKFKVLCTTPNKYVVADSAGAVKPQCCVDIVIRHRDVQSCHYGVKDKFRLQVSEQSQRKALGRKEVAAILLPSAKEQQKEEEEKRIKEHLTESLFFEQSFQPENRAVSSGPSLLTVFLGAVCIGALMLPTLGDVESLVPVCLHLSVNQKLVAAYILGLITMAILRT